The Gadus macrocephalus chromosome 12, ASM3116895v1 genome segment GCGGTTGACGCTGGTGCCGCCGAAGGCGAACAGCTTGTTCTTGGCGCCGACCACGGCGGCGTTGCTCACGCCCTCGCGGAGCGGCGCCACCAGCGTCCACTTGTTGGTCTGCGGGTCGTACTGCTCCACCTGCTTCAGGGACACGGACGGCGAGGCCGGGAAGGAGCCGGCCAGCGACGTGTGCCCGCCCACCACGTACAGGATGTGGTCCAGCTCGGCCGAGCCGTGGCCGAAGCGGGCGACCATCATGGGCGCCGCCTTGGACCACTCGTCGTGCAGCGTGTCGTACACCCAGACGTCCTTGGAGGCGCCGTTCTCCGAGCCGCGCCCCCCGGTGACGTAGACCTGGCGCCAAAAGGTTCGGAGATTGATTGATTTTTCATTCTTCAATATCAATGCATTCATTTCCTTATCAGACTGtgattcattttacatttgcatctagcagacgcttttattcaaagcgacttacaataagtacattggtcGGAAGAAAGAGAACCAATGTATCGCTGTCGGACTCGGTACAGTAGGGACGTTCAtaaaaccaagtgccaagcactaacaactgctaggttaacccattccctgtgtacaacaaagacagctaggaaaagatgctacacaatgctaagtactattttaagtgcacggacaaacaaacatacaataattgCGTACATCAAGTGCCAATTTAAAGTAAAATGTTTActtaaattattttataaaataaagtCTTCAAACATATCAACACGCAGCAAATAGCACATCTGCCACCCACCTTGCAACCGATGGCGCAGGCGCTGCACTCCTTCCTGGGGCTGGGTATGTCCGTCTTGGGCGTGATCTCCTTGGTCTTGTTGTCGATCATGTACACCTTGTCGCACATGAACGTCtgcccccccagcagcagcagcgcctgGTTCACCTTCCGGGGCCGCGCGCAGAAGCCCGTCACGATGCCGTCGTTCTGCAGGATGCGCATCTTGCAGCGCACGGCGTCCTCCACGATCTCCCGGCCCACCTTGTGCCCCATGACCAGCTCCTCCGACGCCACGTTCTTCAGCAGGTACGACTCGGGGAGCAGCGCCAGGCGCACGCAGCGCAGCAGCTCCGGCAGCTCGGCGTGCCGGCCCTCCGTGTCCGCCTTGACCCAGTCGATGACCGCCTCGTAGGCCAGGCtctcgtcctccacctccagctcctcgctGAAGATCAGCTCCTGGACCTTGTCGCGGGGCAGGTTCAGGAAGTCCTCCGTCTTGTAGAGCGTGGCGAAGTTGGCCAGGCACATCCTCCAGGAGAGCTCGTAGAGCCGCTGGCACTGGTGGGCGTCGGAGAGCAGCATCATGCCCAGGCAGTTGGACTCGTGGAGGTTCTTCTCCAGGAACTCGGCCGCCGCGTCGCGGATGTCGTGGAACTGCAGCATGTCGCCCGCCTCCAGCAGAGACTCGGCGTTCTCCTCGTTGATGATGACCCGCGCCGAGTAGGCGTAGTCCAGCAGCAGCTCGAGCACCTCGGGGTGCAGCGAGTCGTGGAAGTTGACCTCGGCGTCGCGGCTCTCGCGCAGGCCGCCGCCGAACATGGCCTCGAAGTAGCGGCTGCAGGAGGCCAACACGGCCCGGTGGCAGGGGAAGGCCCGGTTGCCCGCCCGCAGCGCCACGTCGGTGAAGCACTTGCGCTTGCGCAGCAGGTTGAGCTGGGTGAGGAGGCTGTCGGCGTGGGATGTCTTGTGGTACAGGTGGATGTTCATGGAGCCGTTGCTGGACCGGGACTTCCCGGTTCTCGTGGTTGCTGACGGACATCTTGACTCGGACCTAGGCAGAAGGTAAGGAAGAAAGGATTAGCTAAGATTAGCCCTATCGGGTGAACTATTAATTTACtgtgctgtttttgtttttttaaaccttcCCTCCTGATATTGATTTATTGGTTGACCAAACGGAAAAAACAAGGCTTCCCGTAATGTTTGTACATTACGATTGATTAATTGCCCACATATCGTGAATCAAGTGTGTCATAAACTTGTGTTATCCATGTACTGCAGAGATGAAAGGAGGTCACCACGCCAACAGGAAACATAACAGTGTTTGAGTCCCTGAATCgttagaacccccccccccccccacatcaggTCCATTCTTGACCAACACCAGGGGATATGTGTGAGCTTTATCGTCTATATCCTTCTGTAAATACTGACAAAAATGGAAGGACAGATTCTGAGCTGGGTGTGTTATAACAAGAGTTTATTGCCACCTCTATGAACATTTTGAACCTGTGAGTCAGCTTTAAGCAAATCAATTCCATCGCTTGCCTTCTCtcactcacaccacacacacacacacacacacacagaagatccGACACCTCTCAAGCAGAGCTCATGGACGATTGAATTATGCAAGAATTGTACAACAGATGCAACTGTCTCGCCGCTTTGATCATGCCGTATTCGGTTCAAGTGAGTTCATGTTGAATACCTCAACTACCTCATTTACAGAGCATTTTTACTATCCCGCAGGCTTAGTTTAACTACCTGAATACGGACGGCAACGCTAACTAGTGCTTAATGACGTTTCAGACCAAATCCAATCCGTTCAAACAATAACAGTGTAATATAGCATATTATATTTCTGAAAAGGCAGAGAAACGTAAAAAGTGTTCATTTGACAGGCCAATGTGCTGCGATCAACGAATATAGCTTCTCAAAGCAAGACATCCATTGTTTGAACTGGATTTGCAGTTCAGACGAAACACTAACCCCTGGACTTCCATACAGGGATCTGAAATCAACTGCATGTGAAATCCAATTCGTTTCGGCCACTAAATGTAAACCTCGGTCGGAAATAAAGCAGGCGCTCAACTTTCTTCCCAGTGAGCAGACAGACTGCGAACATTCAGCCGTCCAGCCGCGCCAGCTGCTGCGGGACATCAAAGGCTCGGGGGTTATGAGCTAGAACCAACTTCATTACATTTCGGAAGTTGGGGTTCGGAAAACCACTAAACTAAACAGGCACTTAACGTTGGTAATCGATAGCTGTGAAAGGAGGAGGAATACTATTAATTACCTGGATCGTCTCGTGGTGACGGAGCGGATACGAGGAGTCTTTAATCCTGCAACTTTGTCCCGTTGTCTCAGAAACACACTGAAACTTCTTCCGAAACGCAATGTTTAACATAATATCGTGAACAAAAAGCGTGGAGTGTGGACGGCCCATTGGTCTATTCCTGCTTGTCTTCGCTGTCGCGTACAAAAACGTTTCCAAAGTTGACAATCGGAGAGCTACTCGTGGGTGGTGAAACGACATACGGATGAACGGTaggttttgaaaagagaaagagCAAAGGCACTGCTAGTGTTCACTCTAGCTCCTCCCACTAAACGTGGTATACATCGGATGGGCCAATAGGCTGCAAGCTTTATGAATCCCTCgtccctttaaataaataagaataattaTAATCTACATATTTATTCCCCTAATCCCATTTTATTCTCCATTGTTATCAACAACAAGAACCATATCTTATTTTACTAAGCGAGTACCCTAATAAATGAACAGCATTAGTCTGAATTGTTTGGTCTAGTAATAAGCATATACCGAAGCATCAT includes the following:
- the enc3 gene encoding LOW QUALITY PROTEIN: ectodermal-neural cortex 3 (The sequence of the model RefSeq protein was modified relative to this genomic sequence to represent the inferred CDS: deleted 1 base in 1 codon) yields the protein MSVSNHENRKSRSSNGSMNIHLYHKTSHADSLLTQLNLLRKRKCFTDVALRAGNRAFPCHRAVLASCSRYFEAMFGGGLRESRDAEVNFHDSLHPEVLELLLDYAYSARVIINEENAESLLEAGDMLQFHDIRDAAAEFLEKNLHESNCLGMMLLSDAHQCQRLYELSWRMCLANFATLYKTEDFLNLPRDKVQELIFSEELEVEDESLAYEAVIDWVKADTEGRHAELPELLRCVRLALLPESYLLKNVASEELVMGHKVGREIVEDAVRCKMRILQNDGIVTGFCARPRKVNQALLLLGGQTFMCDKVYMIDNKTKEITPKTDIPSPRKECSACAIGCKVYVTGGRGSENGASKDVWVYDTLHDEWSKAAPMMVARFGHGSAELDHILYVVGGHTSLAGSFPASPSVSLKQVEQYDPQTNKWTLVAPLREGVSNAAVVGAKNKLFAFGGTSVNRDKFPKVQCFDPVQNRWTVPANCPQLWRYTAAAVVGAHVVVIGGDTEFSASSAYRFNSETFQWSKFGDMAAKRISCHAVASGNRLYVVGGYGAQRCKTLDCYDPSTDSWDSVTSVPYSLIPTAFVSTWKYLSA